A window of Fibrobacter sp. contains these coding sequences:
- the uvrA gene encoding excinuclease ABC subunit UvrA: MTKSIEIRDAHEHNLRHVNLSIPRDSIVVVTGVSGSGKSSLAFDTVFQEGQRRFVESLSAYARQFIGRMKHPEVESVRGISPTISIDQKTVNRNPRSTVGTVVEILDHYRLLFARLGVPHCPDCGRVIQAQTVDQIVDNLYVSDEGKQITVMAPIVQERKGEYRKELAELKENGFVRARVDGTIYRLEDVPALVRYEKHTIEAVIDRLTLERKNMSRLREALEGALKLTDGKLVNFLLSTPGASNAGAASGAGSAGTGTAPGKEEYRLQGTLLACPKCGISIPELEPRFFSFNDPKGRCPACKGMGESYKFDLDLIIPDKTKSIKDGCIATIKKDDGTLIFSDFGRRNLRNIANEMHFSLDTPWNKLKKAQQDAVLYGTPSESERGIIPIMQELWDMWHIYHFRKYMQIGVCPECHGTRINRTANAVQFHGHNLTEMTEWSVEKSVEFFNKLDLSEKEKRIGKEILKEIRGRLSFLNAVGLGYLNINRKASTLSGGEAQRIRLASAVGAGLQGVLYVLDEPSIGLHPRDNDKLLGMLEHLRAQGNSLIIVEHDEDTMRHADCVIDVGPGAGVEGGRVIAAGTVEELEKNKASLTGAYLSGRKAIEIPEKRKKIDKNTPKLKICGAAENNLKNIDVEIPLDGALTVVTGVSGSGKSTLINQILRRELARVFYNAEEPVGKFDHLEGLENIDKVIEIDQTPIGRTPRSNPATYTKIWDDVRDLFANMEESKIRGYSKSRFSFNVKGGRCDACEGAGVKVVDMHILPSVQVTCEVCGGKRFNDATREVYFKGKNVSEILDMSIADAAEFFKDIPKIAEPLKLLVEVGLGYLTLGQPSTTLSGGEAQRIKIASELRRPGTGKTLYLLDEPTTGLHFEDIRKLMDCLNRLRSLGNSVVIIEHNLDVIKCADWIIDLGPDAGIHGGKVIATGTPEQIAKSKKSETGRYLAPVLAKKHGENKHFDRTLKGGEDLSLDIEVHGARKHNLKNIDVTIPRHKLTVVTGVSGSGKSSLAFHTLFSEGQRRFVETLSTYARRFLGRPDHGSIDSISGLAPAIAIDQKSASKSPRSTVATLTEIYDYFRIFWARVGTPHCLKCGKPVASYSAGDLMQHAFDRDLNKKVTVLAPFEIKDVLKLSKILTEKGYRKVYMGDKLVELPLPKVPTREKQLLAVVDTVTVKEESRARLVEAFERAYRDGNGILYVENEAGERIVCSEKPGCPDCGWYMDAALNPKYFSFNTHWGACESCLGLGHDSDGHVCPDCHGERLKPEYLAVRICGKNIMDVNHMSISEALEWFSHVNFDGEKNADGKKTIAEPLLREIVGRLNFLKSVGLGYIGLDRAGDTLSGGESQRIRLASQIGSGLEGVLYVLDEPTVGLHESDTAMLLDTLYRLRDLGNTLVVVEHDMKMMQAADHIIDMGPAAGEFGGEVVAEGSPEQLSKPYALQQFPRSETVKYLTHTIPMANEIAAKPITDSTEFYEFEKLNHNNLKNLSVKFPKGAISVVCGVSGSGKSSMVMDEIFPRLKKKFQARGRKKQSGEVLLVDQSPISGTPRSTPASFTGVLDDIRKLFAKLPQAKMKGFDYGRFSYNLARGRCEACEGRGAVAIEMHFLSDVWEVCDVCGGKRYNQETLTVTFKGKNIADVLDMRVVEACEFFKDQPKILPKLECLRDVGLPYVKLGQSVTTLSGGESQRLKLAAELARKPASEMVYLLDEPTTGLHLKDIQILWNMLRKLSARGDTVIVIEHHPDIIRLADWKVELGPVGGSEGGYLLNMGENGI, from the coding sequence ATGACAAAGTCCATCGAGATACGCGACGCGCACGAGCACAACCTTCGCCATGTGAACCTTTCCATTCCCCGCGATTCCATCGTGGTGGTGACCGGCGTTTCCGGTTCGGGCAAGTCGAGCCTCGCGTTCGATACGGTGTTCCAGGAAGGGCAGAGGCGCTTCGTGGAGTCGCTCTCGGCGTACGCGCGCCAGTTCATCGGCCGCATGAAGCACCCCGAGGTGGAAAGCGTCCGCGGCATTTCGCCGACGATTTCGATTGACCAGAAGACGGTGAACCGTAACCCGCGTTCTACGGTGGGTACGGTGGTCGAGATTTTGGACCATTACCGTTTGCTTTTTGCCCGCTTGGGCGTGCCGCATTGCCCCGATTGCGGACGCGTGATCCAGGCGCAGACGGTGGATCAGATTGTCGATAATTTGTATGTGAGCGACGAGGGCAAGCAGATTACGGTGATGGCGCCGATTGTGCAGGAACGCAAGGGTGAATACCGCAAGGAACTGGCCGAGCTCAAGGAAAACGGGTTTGTGCGTGCCCGCGTGGACGGCACGATTTACAGGCTTGAAGATGTTCCGGCTCTCGTGCGCTACGAGAAGCACACGATTGAAGCGGTGATTGACCGCCTGACGCTCGAACGCAAGAACATGAGCCGCCTGCGCGAGGCGCTGGAAGGCGCGCTCAAGCTGACCGACGGAAAGCTGGTGAACTTTTTGTTGTCGACGCCGGGTGCTTCGAATGCGGGTGCAGCTTCGGGTGCCGGGAGTGCGGGTACAGGGACTGCGCCGGGGAAGGAAGAGTACCGCCTGCAGGGCACTTTGCTCGCTTGCCCCAAGTGCGGTATTTCCATTCCGGAACTGGAACCGCGATTCTTCAGCTTTAATGACCCGAAGGGCCGCTGCCCCGCGTGCAAGGGCATGGGGGAGAGTTACAAGTTCGATCTGGACTTGATTATTCCTGACAAGACGAAGTCTATTAAGGACGGTTGCATTGCGACCATCAAGAAGGATGACGGAACGCTCATCTTCAGTGATTTCGGACGACGAAACTTGAGGAACATCGCGAACGAGATGCATTTTTCGCTCGATACGCCGTGGAATAAGCTCAAGAAGGCGCAACAGGATGCCGTTTTGTACGGCACGCCGAGCGAATCAGAACGCGGGATTATCCCCATCATGCAGGAACTGTGGGACATGTGGCATATTTACCACTTCCGCAAGTATATGCAGATAGGCGTCTGCCCCGAATGCCACGGCACGCGCATCAACCGCACGGCGAATGCGGTGCAGTTCCACGGGCATAACCTCACCGAGATGACGGAATGGTCCGTCGAAAAGTCAGTGGAGTTTTTCAACAAACTCGACCTCTCCGAAAAGGAAAAGAGGATCGGCAAGGAAATCCTGAAGGAAATCCGCGGGCGACTTTCTTTCCTCAATGCGGTGGGGCTTGGCTACCTGAATATCAATCGCAAGGCTTCTACGCTGAGCGGTGGCGAAGCGCAGCGTATAAGGCTTGCGAGTGCCGTGGGTGCGGGCCTGCAGGGCGTGCTGTACGTGCTTGACGAGCCGAGCATCGGGCTCCACCCCCGCGATAACGATAAACTGCTCGGGATGCTCGAACACCTGAGGGCGCAGGGCAACTCCCTGATTATCGTGGAACACGACGAAGACACCATGCGCCATGCGGACTGCGTGATTGACGTGGGGCCGGGTGCCGGCGTGGAAGGTGGTCGCGTGATTGCGGCAGGAACCGTTGAAGAGCTGGAGAAGAACAAGGCTTCGTTGACGGGTGCGTATTTGAGCGGGCGCAAGGCAATCGAGATTCCGGAGAAGAGGAAGAAAATTGACAAGAATACGCCAAAACTCAAGATTTGCGGTGCTGCGGAAAACAACCTGAAGAATATCGACGTGGAAATCCCGCTGGACGGTGCGCTGACCGTCGTGACGGGCGTTTCGGGTTCCGGCAAGAGCACGCTTATCAACCAGATTCTGCGCCGCGAATTGGCCCGCGTGTTCTACAATGCCGAGGAACCGGTGGGCAAGTTTGACCACCTGGAAGGTCTCGAGAACATCGACAAGGTGATTGAAATCGACCAGACTCCGATTGGCCGCACGCCGCGAAGCAATCCGGCGACGTACACGAAGATTTGGGATGACGTGCGCGACTTGTTTGCCAACATGGAAGAGAGCAAGATTCGCGGTTACAGCAAGAGCCGTTTCAGTTTCAACGTGAAGGGCGGCCGCTGCGATGCCTGTGAAGGCGCTGGCGTGAAGGTCGTCGACATGCACATTCTGCCGAGCGTGCAGGTAACGTGTGAAGTTTGCGGCGGCAAGCGGTTTAACGATGCAACCCGCGAAGTGTATTTCAAGGGGAAGAATGTCTCCGAAATTCTCGACATGAGCATTGCGGATGCGGCGGAATTCTTCAAGGATATCCCGAAGATTGCGGAGCCTCTGAAGTTGCTTGTGGAAGTGGGTCTCGGCTACTTGACTCTGGGCCAACCTTCGACAACGCTTAGCGGGGGAGAGGCGCAGAGAATCAAGATTGCCTCCGAGCTGCGTCGCCCGGGCACGGGAAAGACTCTCTACCTGCTTGACGAGCCGACGACGGGCCTGCACTTTGAAGATATCCGCAAGCTCATGGACTGCCTGAACCGCTTGCGCAGTCTCGGCAACAGCGTGGTGATTATCGAACACAACCTGGATGTGATCAAGTGCGCCGACTGGATTATCGACTTGGGCCCGGATGCGGGTATCCACGGCGGCAAGGTGATTGCGACGGGAACGCCGGAACAGATTGCGAAGAGCAAGAAGTCCGAGACGGGCCGCTACCTGGCTCCGGTGCTCGCGAAGAAGCATGGCGAGAACAAGCATTTCGACCGCACGCTCAAGGGCGGTGAGGACCTTTCGCTCGACATCGAGGTGCATGGCGCCCGCAAGCATAACCTGAAGAACATCGATGTGACGATCCCGCGCCACAAGCTCACGGTGGTCACAGGCGTTTCGGGCTCCGGAAAATCCAGCCTCGCTTTCCACACGCTGTTCAGCGAAGGCCAGCGCCGCTTTGTCGAGACGTTGAGCACGTATGCCCGCCGCTTCTTGGGACGCCCCGACCACGGGAGTATTGATTCCATTTCGGGATTGGCACCGGCGATTGCGATTGACCAGAAGAGCGCAAGCAAGAGCCCGCGCAGTACGGTCGCGACCCTCACCGAAATTTATGACTACTTCCGCATTTTCTGGGCGAGGGTCGGGACCCCGCATTGTTTGAAATGCGGAAAGCCCGTGGCTTCGTACAGCGCGGGCGACCTGATGCAGCATGCTTTTGACCGCGACCTCAATAAGAAAGTTACGGTTCTTGCCCCGTTCGAAATCAAGGATGTGCTGAAACTTTCGAAAATCCTTACCGAGAAGGGCTACCGCAAAGTTTACATGGGCGACAAACTCGTGGAACTCCCGCTTCCGAAGGTTCCGACGCGCGAAAAGCAGTTGCTCGCCGTCGTCGATACGGTGACCGTGAAGGAAGAATCCCGCGCCCGTTTGGTGGAAGCGTTTGAACGTGCCTACCGCGACGGCAACGGAATCCTCTATGTGGAAAACGAAGCGGGCGAGCGCATCGTCTGTTCCGAAAAGCCCGGCTGCCCGGATTGCGGCTGGTACATGGATGCGGCTCTCAACCCGAAGTATTTCAGTTTCAACACGCACTGGGGCGCCTGCGAATCTTGCCTCGGTCTCGGACATGACTCCGACGGTCACGTGTGCCCCGATTGTCACGGCGAAAGGTTGAAGCCTGAATACCTTGCGGTGCGTATTTGCGGCAAGAACATCATGGACGTGAACCACATGAGCATTTCCGAAGCGCTCGAATGGTTCAGCCACGTGAATTTTGACGGCGAGAAAAACGCAGATGGCAAGAAGACCATCGCGGAGCCCCTGCTCCGTGAAATTGTCGGCCGCCTGAACTTCCTCAAGAGCGTGGGCCTCGGTTACATCGGCCTCGACCGCGCGGGCGACACGCTCAGCGGTGGCGAATCGCAGAGAATCCGCCTCGCAAGCCAGATCGGTAGCGGTCTCGAAGGCGTGCTCTATGTGCTTGACGAACCTACCGTGGGCCTGCACGAAAGCGATACCGCGATGCTTCTGGATACGCTTTACCGCCTGCGCGACCTCGGCAATACGCTTGTGGTGGTGGAGCACGACATGAAGATGATGCAGGCCGCCGACCACATTATCGATATGGGCCCCGCGGCGGGCGAGTTCGGTGGGGAAGTCGTTGCCGAAGGTTCTCCGGAACAGCTTTCCAAGCCCTATGCGCTCCAGCAATTCCCGCGCAGCGAGACGGTCAAGTACCTCACGCATACCATCCCGATGGCGAACGAGATTGCGGCAAAGCCCATTACCGATTCTACGGAATTCTACGAATTCGAAAAGCTGAATCATAACAATCTTAAGAATTTGTCTGTAAAGTTCCCGAAGGGCGCCATCAGCGTGGTCTGCGGTGTGTCGGGCTCGGGCAAGAGTTCCATGGTCATGGACGAAATCTTCCCGAGGCTCAAGAAGAAGTTCCAGGCCCGCGGTCGCAAAAAACAGAGCGGCGAGGTTTTGCTGGTGGACCAGAGCCCGATTTCGGGTACGCCTCGCAGCACGCCCGCGAGTTTCACGGGCGTACTTGACGACATCCGTAAGCTGTTCGCCAAGTTGCCGCAGGCCAAGATGAAGGGCTTCGATTACGGGCGGTTCAGTTACAACTTGGCCCGCGGCCGCTGCGAGGCCTGTGAGGGTCGCGGTGCCGTCGCCATCGAGATGCACTTCCTTTCGGACGTGTGGGAGGTCTGCGATGTGTGTGGCGGCAAGCGTTACAACCAGGAAACGCTCACGGTCACCTTCAAGGGCAAGAATATCGCCGACGTGCTTGACATGCGCGTGGTCGAGGCCTGCGAATTCTTCAAGGACCAGCCGAAAATCCTCCCGAAACTTGAATGCTTGCGAGACGTGGGCCTTCCGTACGTAAAGCTCGGACAATCCGTCACTACGCTCAGCGGTGGCGAATCCCAGCGCCTCAAGCTCGCGGCGGAGCTGGCGCGCAAGCCGGCAAGCGAGATGGTCTACCTGCTCGATGAACCGACTACGGGCTTGCACCTCAAGGATATCCAGATCCTCTGGAACATGTTGCGCAAGCTTTCTGCCCGTGGCGATACCGTCATCGTCATCGAACATCATCCCGATATAATACGTTTGGCGGACTGGAAGGTGGAACTTGGGCCTGTTGGAGGTTCTGAAGGCGGGTATTTGCTGAATATGGGCGAAAACGGCATATAA
- a CDS encoding SUMF1/EgtB/PvdO family nonheme iron enzyme: MSIVRLLPLLLLIPAMALADSDKNYKVASNQFVAGSVVEPIANMVIEAKGTAVVSQKPSFPLKNFNLYWRHKKGPREYVWIQGKPDFTNYVTLHAFSLAEAHLLPSEVAYMRFYAAQNLKAFQDETDIYFDKYYLYSPRVPRLFFMKNGRWQVLREAEFPGVVVFENENKDFSAAFKQSPLTKLPKAVFPLKADSYVFTYTAPGFLPEVDICSVASRSVVVLKPELIAPDTASGQEIPGISMELADVKATKNLEETEILYDKFIGELQKVASFVDTMQFDALYPKLKTPEFLGLDKADFNYKEYKSAYEGTRMKAKSDWMHSMTIGVSEVNAAFNNKLDSLQALPLRVALTPVSVTPVRATDSSVVDSASAPLKAVMLKFGQSHERIDVAWQGTAKDIGADSLYKLFEQNGNDVPVIVTIEQNKPVWLHKESEVSGRHHYRYTQIEFKFGTQSLAGVGEFILPAYISAQPEVQRWLSVAHAAPWRAPQEILEAAGDDSASVIDGSLPGYDNAKFPRIVRDTKFGTVALIDSGTFRYRGRVVSMSPFAIMTTEVTQNLFAQWMLAQEDSLKRIKDRSSFRSPFKPVHNITWDNARAACQMMGGDLPTEAQWEFAGRADNNEGAVWEGDPKDSVGNYAVYRNNSYKMGKKSDAYGPQKVASKKPNAWGIYDMSGNVAEWTRDKYFMFSLWVESSNPTGAVMGYSKVYKGGSWKDNESALNLTNGDDEDPRYWSDAIGFRCVFPRKLIEGR, encoded by the coding sequence ATGTCTATAGTCCGTTTGCTGCCGCTGTTGCTGTTGATTCCGGCAATGGCCCTTGCTGATTCTGACAAGAATTACAAGGTCGCGTCGAATCAGTTCGTGGCCGGGAGCGTCGTCGAACCTATTGCCAATATGGTTATCGAAGCCAAGGGGACGGCAGTAGTTTCGCAGAAACCGTCTTTCCCGCTCAAAAACTTCAATCTTTATTGGCGCCATAAGAAGGGCCCCAGGGAATACGTCTGGATTCAGGGCAAACCGGATTTTACGAATTATGTAACTCTCCACGCCTTTAGCCTGGCCGAGGCGCACCTGCTGCCTTCCGAAGTGGCGTACATGCGTTTTTATGCAGCGCAGAACTTGAAGGCGTTCCAGGACGAGACGGACATTTACTTCGACAAGTATTACCTATACTCTCCGCGCGTTCCCAGGCTATTCTTTATGAAGAACGGCCGTTGGCAGGTCTTGCGCGAGGCGGAATTTCCGGGGGTAGTTGTCTTCGAAAACGAGAACAAGGATTTCTCTGCGGCGTTCAAACAGTCGCCGCTCACCAAACTCCCGAAGGCGGTGTTCCCGCTCAAGGCGGATTCGTATGTCTTTACCTACACGGCGCCGGGATTCTTGCCGGAGGTGGACATCTGTTCCGTGGCATCCAGGAGCGTTGTTGTTTTGAAGCCGGAACTTATCGCTCCCGATACGGCGTCGGGCCAGGAGATTCCGGGCATTTCGATGGAACTTGCCGATGTGAAAGCGACAAAGAACCTGGAAGAAACGGAAATCCTTTACGACAAGTTCATCGGTGAATTGCAGAAGGTGGCATCCTTTGTCGATACCATGCAGTTCGACGCTCTTTATCCGAAATTGAAAACGCCGGAATTCCTCGGGCTTGACAAAGCGGATTTCAATTACAAGGAATACAAGTCCGCTTATGAGGGAACCCGCATGAAGGCGAAGTCTGACTGGATGCATTCCATGACGATCGGCGTGAGCGAAGTCAATGCGGCGTTCAACAACAAGCTGGACAGCCTGCAGGCGCTTCCGCTGCGTGTCGCCTTGACTCCGGTGTCGGTTACCCCGGTCCGTGCGACGGATTCCTCTGTCGTAGATTCCGCTTCGGCCCCCCTGAAGGCGGTGATGCTCAAGTTCGGCCAGAGCCACGAACGCATCGATGTCGCGTGGCAGGGAACGGCGAAGGACATTGGCGCCGATAGCCTTTACAAGCTCTTTGAGCAGAACGGCAATGATGTTCCCGTGATTGTCACCATCGAGCAGAACAAGCCCGTCTGGCTCCATAAGGAAAGCGAGGTTTCGGGCCGCCATCATTACCGTTACACGCAGATCGAGTTCAAGTTCGGAACCCAGTCGTTGGCCGGTGTCGGCGAATTTATTTTGCCCGCCTATATTTCGGCGCAGCCCGAGGTGCAGAGGTGGTTGTCTGTCGCGCATGCCGCCCCGTGGAGGGCTCCGCAGGAGATTCTGGAAGCCGCGGGTGACGATTCCGCTTCCGTGATTGACGGCTCCCTTCCGGGCTACGACAACGCGAAGTTCCCGCGCATTGTCCGTGACACCAAGTTCGGTACCGTCGCGCTTATCGATTCGGGTACTTTCCGTTACCGTGGCCGCGTGGTCTCGATGTCTCCGTTCGCCATCATGACGACGGAAGTGACGCAGAACCTCTTTGCGCAGTGGATGCTTGCTCAGGAAGATTCCCTGAAGCGCATCAAGGACCGTTCCTCGTTCAGGAGTCCGTTCAAGCCGGTCCACAACATCACGTGGGACAACGCCCGTGCCGCATGCCAGATGATGGGCGGTGACCTCCCGACCGAAGCCCAGTGGGAATTTGCCGGCCGCGCCGACAACAACGAGGGCGCCGTGTGGGAAGGCGATCCTAAGGATTCGGTCGGCAATTATGCCGTCTACCGCAACAATTCGTACAAGATGGGCAAGAAGAGTGACGCCTACGGCCCGCAGAAGGTTGCCTCCAAGAAGCCGAATGCCTGGGGCATTTACGACATGTCGGGCAACGTCGCCGAATGGACCCGCGACAAGTATTTCATGTTCTCGCTCTGGGTGGAATCTTCGAACCCCACCGGAGCCGTGATGGGCTATTCCAAGGTCTACAAGGGCGGCTCATGGAAGGATAACGAATCCGCTTTGAACCTGACGAATGGCGATGACGAAGACCCGCGTTACTGGTCCGATGCCATCGGCTTCCGCTGTGTTTTTCCCCGTAAACTTATTGAAGGACGTTAA
- the ychF gene encoding redox-regulated ATPase YchF, which yields MGFKCGIVGLPNVGKSTIFNAITNAGAEAANYPFCTIEPNVGMVSVPDSRLDELVKVYNPKSIVPAVTEFVDIAGLVKGAAQGEGLGNQFLTHIRECEAIMEVIRCFDDENIVHVSGSVDPVRDVEVIETELILKDLDSVEKRLATEAKGARTGNAEAKARLAACELLKKTMEEGKAARTVMHDSEEMEGIVKDLGLLTAKPLFYCANVKEDDILTGNAYVDQLKDYAAKNGHEVIVISGKIEEELSAMEPADKAEFLKELGMKESGLDAVVRKGYEILGLRTFFTAGEKECRAWTFHAGFKAPQCAGVIHTDFERGFIRAETLSYSDFLKHGSWNAAKEAGLVRTEGKEYLVQDGDIMYFLFNV from the coding sequence ATGGGTTTCAAATGCGGTATCGTAGGCCTCCCGAACGTAGGCAAGTCCACCATCTTTAACGCCATCACCAACGCCGGTGCCGAAGCCGCGAACTATCCCTTCTGCACCATCGAACCGAACGTGGGCATGGTGAGCGTCCCGGACAGCCGCCTCGACGAACTCGTGAAGGTCTACAACCCGAAGTCCATCGTTCCCGCCGTCACGGAATTCGTTGACATCGCGGGCCTCGTGAAGGGCGCCGCCCAGGGCGAAGGCCTCGGCAACCAGTTCCTCACCCACATCCGCGAATGCGAAGCCATCATGGAAGTCATCCGCTGCTTCGACGACGAGAACATCGTGCACGTGAGCGGTTCCGTGGATCCGGTCCGCGACGTGGAAGTCATCGAGACCGAGCTCATCCTCAAGGACCTCGATTCCGTCGAAAAGCGCCTCGCCACCGAAGCGAAGGGCGCCCGTACCGGCAACGCCGAAGCGAAGGCTCGTCTCGCCGCCTGCGAACTTTTGAAGAAGACCATGGAAGAGGGCAAGGCCGCCCGCACCGTGATGCACGACAGCGAAGAGATGGAAGGCATCGTGAAGGACCTCGGACTCCTTACCGCAAAGCCGCTCTTCTACTGCGCGAACGTGAAGGAAGACGACATCCTCACCGGTAACGCCTACGTGGACCAGCTGAAGGATTACGCCGCAAAGAACGGCCACGAAGTCATCGTCATCAGCGGAAAGATCGAAGAAGAGCTCTCCGCGATGGAACCCGCCGACAAGGCAGAATTCCTCAAGGAACTCGGCATGAAGGAATCGGGACTGGATGCCGTGGTGCGCAAGGGTTACGAAATTCTCGGGCTGCGCACGTTCTTCACCGCGGGCGAAAAGGAATGCCGCGCCTGGACGTTCCACGCCGGATTCAAGGCCCCGCAGTGCGCCGGCGTCATCCATACCGACTTCGAACGCGGGTTCATCCGCGCCGAAACGCTCAGCTACTCCGACTTCTTGAAGCACGGCAGCTGGAACGCCGCCAAGGAAGCGGGCCTCGTCCGCACCGAAGGCAAGGAATACCTGGTACAGGATGGCGACATCATGTACTTCCTGTTCAACGTGTAA
- a CDS encoding TIGR02147 family protein codes for MPSIYDYTDYRDIIRDFYLEKKKKNAKYSYSVLGMAIGLNASHVFCIVEKKRNLPVRCVPAIKKVLGLTGRAARYFDLLLAASRTKSEKTREEILAKAVLLRDVKKHVLQDKEIKYLSDWWTPVIRALIEVNQGKVDIKTIAEWLEPAIGEDKVQESVNLLKDLGFIQDLGNGRVKIADSHINISGEERAQAIRAFQAAVMQIGARSLQTIAPEDRDISTLTMAVDQQGFEEIKSMIQEFRKDVQIRVDKCGKPTRVLQMNLALFPVAFNKKISK; via the coding sequence ATGCCAAGTATCTACGATTATACAGACTACCGGGATATCATCCGAGATTTCTATCTCGAGAAGAAAAAGAAGAACGCCAAGTACTCCTACAGCGTTCTCGGAATGGCTATCGGCCTGAATGCGAGCCATGTGTTCTGCATCGTCGAAAAAAAGCGCAACCTTCCCGTGCGTTGCGTCCCCGCCATCAAGAAGGTGCTCGGCCTCACCGGCCGCGCCGCCCGTTACTTTGACCTCCTGCTTGCCGCCTCCCGTACCAAATCCGAAAAGACCCGCGAAGAAATCCTTGCCAAAGCCGTACTTTTGCGCGACGTTAAGAAACATGTACTCCAGGACAAAGAAATCAAGTACCTGAGCGACTGGTGGACGCCCGTGATCAGGGCCCTCATCGAGGTGAACCAGGGAAAAGTCGACATCAAGACCATCGCTGAATGGCTCGAACCCGCCATCGGCGAAGACAAGGTCCAGGAAAGCGTGAATTTGCTCAAGGATTTGGGCTTCATCCAGGACCTGGGCAACGGCCGCGTAAAAATCGCCGATTCCCACATAAACATCTCCGGCGAGGAACGCGCACAGGCCATCAGGGCATTCCAGGCTGCAGTAATGCAAATTGGAGCCCGTTCTCTGCAAACTATCGCCCCGGAAGACCGAGATATTTCTACACTTACAATGGCGGTAGACCAACAAGGCTTTGAAGAAATCAAGAGTATGATTCAGGAATTCCGGAAAGACGTCCAGATTCGAGTTGACAAGTGCGGGAAGCCCACGCGCGTCCTGCAGATGAATCTTGCCTTGTTCCCCGTGGCGTTCAACAAGAAGATTTCGAAATGA
- a CDS encoding tetratricopeptide repeat protein yields MAEFKRHEALVAEATECLESGDWACAERAVRGLLCDAPHDSNLQLHLAGILYEQERFEECIRFIDSIGTKTPDFSYLKTKSAQLIKEREELGFEGSMHFRVEFEGHPSKSDVMEALAVLEVAYDSLCHLFDFRPENKMSLVLHKSSEYQGLGPRPEWVAAVFDGKLRVPVEMMRYREVYRPVLFHELTHSFVRAMTRAKVALWINEGIAQVVDGSRTNNPRPEGAAPSLQSLTEPFVKEPSEDKALLLYWYSQKMVERLLARNPSFVHFREFVQSLRKMETDDALEKFYGVKTSQLLDEVK; encoded by the coding sequence ATGGCCGAATTTAAAAGGCATGAGGCACTTGTGGCCGAGGCTACGGAATGCCTGGAATCGGGAGATTGGGCTTGTGCTGAAAGGGCTGTGCGCGGACTCCTGTGTGATGCTCCTCACGATTCGAATTTGCAACTCCACTTGGCGGGCATCCTTTACGAGCAGGAACGGTTCGAGGAATGCATCCGCTTCATCGACAGCATCGGAACGAAAACTCCCGATTTTTCTTATCTGAAAACGAAATCGGCGCAGTTGATAAAGGAGAGGGAGGAACTGGGTTTTGAGGGCTCGATGCATTTCCGTGTGGAATTCGAGGGGCATCCATCGAAAAGCGACGTGATGGAAGCGCTCGCCGTGCTCGAGGTCGCCTACGATTCCCTTTGCCATCTTTTTGATTTCAGGCCCGAGAACAAGATGAGCCTTGTGCTGCACAAGTCGAGCGAATACCAGGGCTTGGGACCGCGCCCGGAATGGGTGGCCGCCGTGTTCGATGGCAAGCTCCGCGTACCCGTAGAGATGATGCGCTATCGCGAAGTCTACCGCCCGGTGCTCTTCCACGAACTCACGCATTCCTTTGTGCGGGCGATGACGCGCGCGAAAGTGGCGCTCTGGATTAACGAAGGCATCGCGCAGGTGGTGGACGGCTCTCGCACGAATAACCCGCGCCCCGAGGGGGCGGCGCCGTCGTTACAGTCGCTGACGGAACCGTTCGTGAAGGAACCTTCCGAAGACAAGGCTCTGCTCCTTTACTGGTATTCGCAGAAGATGGTGGAACGCCTGCTGGCGAGGAACCCGAGCTTCGTGCATTTCAGGGAATTTGTACAGAGCTTGCGCAAAATGGAAACCGACGATGCGCTCGAAAAATTTTACGGGGTCAAGACGTCGCAGTTGCTAGACGAGGTGAAGTGA